From the Leucoraja erinacea ecotype New England unplaced genomic scaffold, Leri_hhj_1 Leri_1522S, whole genome shotgun sequence genome, the window ACACACTTACCACAAACAGTagcacacaagacacagaacacaagcaCATACCCTccccttataccgctatcacccctctccacccccccagaacctcgtgatctcctggggggcAAGGCacaaaaacggataaaaacccaggtccaattcgggtatactaaccatacctaggtccatatccctgccctctccccgtagccccttatccccttggcagctaaaaaaccatatattttagtcttaaatatatttaaagtttctgcttccactgctccctggggcaataaaggccaaaactccattggccttcctgattgcttgctgcacctgcatactaactttcagtgattcatgtactaagctcctcctcatttagaaaaataacttgccctatcattttttttcccaaagtgaatgacttcacatttattagtattaaatttaatctgccaagttgttgcccactcacctagcttatctatatccttttgcagactcttcctatcctcctcatcccctacttttcctcccatttttgtatcgtccgcaaattttgatatattacacttggttccctcctccaaatcatttatataaattgtgaacaactggggtcccagcaccgacccttgcggaaccccgctagttaccggtttgccatcccgagtatgaaccatttatccccactctctgcttcctatttgttagccaatcctctacccatgctaatatattacccccaatcccataattttttatttttagcaatagtctcttatgtggcaccttgtcaaaagccttttggaagtccaagtataccacatccaccggttcccctttatccacccgggttgttacttcctcaaagaattcgagcagattcgttaaacaggacttccccttcacaaaaccatgctggttctgtccgatgaagtcatgtttatccaagtgccccgttagtgtttctttaataattgtctctaacattttacccaccaccgatgttagactaaccggtctatagttacccgccttctgtttacttccttttttaaatataggtgttacattggccattttccaatccactgggaccgttcctgcctccagggagttttggaaaattatcaccaatgcatccacaatccccaccgctatctccctcaagacccttggatgtaatccatcaggcccaggggatttatcctccttcagtctcattaatttccctaataccacctccttggtgatcttaatagtatttagctcctccattcctaccgccccctgtttatccagcgttgggatattttttgtgtcttctatggtgaagactgatacaaaatactcgtttaatgcctttgccatttccatgttccccaccaacaactctccagtctcaccctccaatggaccaacgttcaccttagccaccctttttctttttatatagctataaaaactcttactattagtttttatgttgttcgctaaattcctttcatagtctattttccccgtcttaattaatctcttagttattttttgctgacctttaaatgcttcccaatcctctaccctcccactatctctggctaccttatatgcccttgccttcagccgaatactatcctttatagttttactgagccatggctgactgttcttacccttacccctttttttcttcataggaataaatttttcttgaaggttatacagtatacccttaaacgtacaccactgctcatgtaccgtcttattcttgagtctgctatcccagtcaactttgatcagctcagtcctcataccttcataatcccccttatttagactaagcaccctagcctgagtttcaacctgctccccttctatttgaatatggaattcgaccatattgtggtcacttgtcttgtgtggcagagaattccacagattcaggctttttgaaagtccagttacaccacaCCCACTGGCTGTCTcttattcattctacttgttaccTCCTCTaaaaaagtccagaagattagtcaagcatgatttccccttcaaaaTCCATGCAGAATTTGACTGATCCTATCACTGCTTATCAGATACGCAACTATAACTTCTTTAATaaccttccccactaccaatgtgaGGCCAACCGGTCTATAATTcccggttttctctctccctcctttcttaaaaagtgtaatTACAGTGTTTACCCTCCagtacacaggaactgatccagactcgagtgaaaattggaaaattatcaccaatacatccatGATTTCTGGGGTACACCTCCTTGAGTAcgctgggatgtagaccatcaggctctggggctTTATTTGCCTCCAGTCctaacagtttacccaacaccatttcctgactaatgtggatttctttcagttcctccctcccactagatcctcggtcccctagtatttctgggagattgtgtcttccttagtgatgacATAACCAAAATACTCATttgactgttcaagaaggaactgcagatgctggaagatcgaaggtacacaaaaatgctggagaaactcagcgggtgcagcagcatctatggagtgaaggaaataggcgacgtttcgggactgaagtctgaagaagggtttcggcccgaaacgtcgcccatttccttcgctccatagatgatgctgcacccgctgagtttctccagcatttttgtgtactcatttaactgttctgtcatttccttgtttctccattataAATTCATCTGTCTCTGCTTACAAGGGACAAACATGTGTGTTCACTAATCtgatcctttttacatatctaaagaagcttttacagtccgtTTTTATATTCCCGCAAGCTTTCATTCATGCTCTTTTTccaccctcttaattaacccctttgtcctccattGAGTTCTAAATGTTGTGGTTCTTCTCACAGTCCTGGTGTTGCTGTTACGTTCCCACCCTCTGCACTGACACAGAAACTTTATCTTCTTATTCCCTCTCAGCTTGTCTCTGTCTCCAAATATTTCACCCACAACGTTACATATAGAGCAGACTAATATGAACAAGGTACTGCATTTGCATTTTGCTGCTGTTGATGTGGTTTAATTGCTGTGGTGAACATGATGTATTAACTGTAACCTCCTGTGTTGTAAGTCCCCTGAAATCTCACTTCTTATCAAGATCACTACAAGTTCTCGGTCCTTTCACTCAACCAACTTTTACACCTAAGTGAGGATTTGACCCCGGTATATGAATAATAACCTGTCCATAACCTAATCCCCTTTGCACAAAAATCCAACCACTGTTATGTTCCATGAATCGTATTTGTTTTGAATGGTTAGCCAGTGAAATTAATGGGAGGTTACATTCCCAGAATCTCCTATCAGATAATGAATTCAcaaaagtggaaaaaggatttattaaagttcaaATTGTGAATTACTATTAAAATtcaagaacaatttaaatgttaaagatgagagttattaagttatttcttgttgtgttctgctgcccactgcctcttgatggctatttgctgtttttaaaaaaggagacaattttaatatagagaaattgAGCGGTTGTaatttgttgtaattctcaatccTCTCGACTCACTGAAgaattgtgcaaaacatttttttgaggcgggggctgtcaaggtgtggtgggggtgggggtggcttcttattttgtgtggcgtgcacagcttaaatttgtaggacaacttgtcctatttgatcttctgtttgcgcacatcgagttgattgctttactcgaaacagggtggaccacgtgaaggttgcaatcttccacctcgGGGGTGGCAAACGTCCTGCAGACTAGAAAGGggggcagcttcaggcgggggctctcGTGGGCTGATGATAGAGGGggtgtcctgcagctggggatgggggcggcttcaggagggggagcatcctatagccaggcggagggcagcgtcttgaggtggagATGCCAGTGAGTGACCCACTAATGGCCTCTgaactcactgccttgggactaaCTCATGGTCTCTGGACTGACTAACTCATGGCCTGTGGACTGACAGACTgaatcacagcttgtggactgacttcTGGAGTcatgtccgacttttgtaaactgaaaactgtaacatccacattgaggaacagcttcttcctgataggcattaggctattaaacataacgaataagctctgaactacgaaatgctatattatttgtcatttgtcacacacacaccccccccccccccggttttcgACAACGACATGGAACACTTGTCCCGCACTAAACATAATCGATGATCAGCCCTTCCACAGACATGGTGAGTGGCTCTGAAAAGAGCCTTTGGGTCACTATGTTGAGTTTCTCTCACTTACTTGCTTGCTCCGCCGGTTTTCTTGGGCAACAGCACGGCCTGGATATTGGGCAACACACCGTCCTGAGCGATGGTCACCCCTCCCAGCAGCTTGTTGAGCTCCTCGTCGTTGCGGACGGCCAGCTGCAGATGTCTGGGGATGATGCGGCTCTTCTTGTTGTCCCGGGCTGCGTTGCCGGCCAGCTCGAGGATTTCAGCCGTCAGATACTCGAGCACAGCAGCCAGATAGACAGGGGCTCCTGCACCCACCCGCTGAGCATAGTTGCCTTTCCTCAAGTGCCTATGAACACGACCGACCGAGAACTGCAGTCCAGCCCGGGACGAGCGAGACTTGGCCTTGGCCCGAGCTTTGCCGCTGTTTTTTCCTCGACCAGacaccatagccatatgttttggtcttgccctaagctagcagccttttggagaaGTGCTtttgacttgataagcagagcctatggccagactattcctccaaacccactgtcagccattttcggtacccctcccaataccaacctctctgttgcggtgaaacgggtcctagcttttacaaccttgttagcccggagactgttcttgcttaactggaggctcacctgtcccccgacacacacccgctggattaaggaggtgctttacaatttaaagcttgaaaaacttaggttctctctcaaaggctctaccaagacattcctagatacatggaaccctttcttggaacttgttaactctctcaacttgtccccagactcggaagaggactgagtgctttccaccattgttctgctctactgcagctgctctccccttaaccccccccacccctccccacacttatttatttaattacttgcttatttactgttattagtgacccgtttttttaaattatttttttaaaacatattattttttttttttaagtactttttgtttcgtttatcttaacatatttgtgtggatgtgtacgtatgtgagtgttgtttgtccccgtttagttctgacctgattcgggtgggttgaaggtgggtaagggtaagggctttgagggtcacttacatactgttgcacaattatgccttgactgtcactgtctgttatcattgtatgtatgcaaattgctgtgaaattcaaataaaaacatttcaatcATAAAAAGGACATGATCTCATTGGTGTGAAGAATAACCCAATCACAGAACTGTTTTATCTACCAATCAAAACCCACAACAGAAAAGCGCTGAAAATAACTGCCAGTCCCTCCAAAACTCGAACTTTGAAATAGCCGCCAaactataaatctgtatgtcaaTACAATTTGCTACATCACATAatcagagttgggagtgagaaattgcgagagaccacgCCTGAGGGAGCGTAGCCACCGAGGGGGGGTGAATGGGGTTAgactgtgggaggggggtgtcccccgtccattggtatggagcttttgcatttttcacctTGAAAtcgtgcaatctggtgcatattgTAGCCACTCTTTTAACTTACATTTGAatacaatatttatgctttaagttggattagctat encodes:
- the LOC129715926 gene encoding late histone H2A.L3-like, with the translated sequence MAMVSGRGKNSGKARAKAKSRSSRAGLQFSVGRVHRHLRKGNYAQRVGAGAPVYLAAVLEYLTAEILELAGNAARDNKKSRIIPRHLQLAVRNDEELNKLLGGVTIAQDGVLPNIQAVLLPKKTGGASK